A single Prosthecobacter debontii DNA region contains:
- a CDS encoding nuclear transport factor 2 family protein, producing the protein MRHFFTLFTCLLLVTCSPAAHSSQSELETFLQRYFSTWSAQDMTGYADCFHTTARISFVGHDGQCSSQGLTDFIHGQTLGHQRSPTPMKEVPTDMKISGDDRVAQAAVRWKLTKGSETVTGTDYFTLVKTASGWKIASLVFYND; encoded by the coding sequence ATGCGCCATTTCTTCACGCTCTTCACCTGCCTGCTGCTGGTGACTTGCAGTCCAGCCGCGCACTCCAGCCAAAGCGAACTCGAGACTTTCCTCCAGCGCTACTTTTCCACCTGGTCCGCCCAGGACATGACCGGCTACGCCGACTGCTTCCACACCACGGCCCGGATTTCCTTTGTGGGACACGATGGCCAATGCAGCAGCCAGGGGCTCACCGATTTCATCCATGGGCAGACCCTGGGGCACCAACGCAGCCCGACTCCGATGAAGGAAGTGCCCACCGACATGAAAATCAGTGGCGATGACCGGGTGGCCCAGGCTGCCGTCCGCTGGAAGCTGACCAAGGGCAGCGAAACCGTCACGGGCACGGATTACTTCACCCTGGTGAAAACGGCCAGCGGTTGGAAGATCGCCAGTCTGGTGTTTTACAACGACTGA